A portion of the Agrobacterium tumefaciens genome contains these proteins:
- a CDS encoding sugar phosphate isomerase/epimerase family protein, with translation MSAFDYCFSTLGCSELSLHEAADLAQRHGIVHVELRTLSGTVDLIPALTAEFATPSRFAAFLAESDLEVAALNTSIRLFGSTDLSAIEPFIDWAEAANISYLRIFDGGKQLGQDEMTHAAGLLDNWQSLRLSRGLNVDLMIETHDALADFEQLLAFIACVPASKLLWDTHHTWAKGSDLKILWQHIAQNVVHLHVKDSTTDSDGRRRYVLPGHGDFPMAELLSLLQSDERHIPLSLEWERHWHPELSPLDDALKAARGWWRQGAF, from the coding sequence ATGAGCGCTTTCGATTATTGTTTTTCAACGCTTGGCTGTTCCGAACTTAGCCTGCACGAAGCGGCCGATCTGGCACAGAGGCATGGCATCGTGCATGTGGAGTTGCGCACGCTCTCCGGTACGGTCGACCTCATCCCGGCACTCACTGCCGAATTTGCCACTCCTTCCAGATTTGCAGCCTTTCTGGCCGAAAGTGATCTCGAGGTTGCCGCCCTAAACACATCCATTCGGCTATTCGGCAGCACCGATCTTTCCGCCATCGAGCCCTTTATAGACTGGGCGGAAGCAGCAAACATTTCCTATCTGCGTATCTTCGACGGTGGCAAACAGTTGGGACAGGATGAGATGACACATGCAGCGGGCCTGTTGGACAACTGGCAATCGCTGCGACTATCACGCGGTCTGAATGTCGACCTCATGATCGAAACACACGACGCGCTGGCGGACTTCGAGCAGCTTCTCGCCTTCATCGCGTGCGTGCCAGCATCGAAGCTCTTGTGGGACACTCACCACACCTGGGCAAAAGGCAGCGATCTCAAAATCCTTTGGCAACACATCGCACAAAATGTCGTCCATCTGCACGTCAAGGACAGCACCACGGACAGCGATGGCCGACGACGCTACGTATTGCCCGGCCATGGCGATTTCCCCATGGCGGAACTGCTTTCGCTTTTACAGTCGGATGAACGACATATCCCTCTCAGTCTGGAATGGGAACGCCACTGGCATCCCGAACTGTCCCCGCTGGACGATGCGCTAAAAGCTGCGCGCGGCTGGTGGCGACAAGGAGCTTTTTGA
- a CDS encoding glucarate dehydratase family protein — MRIAEIHLTPVAIPDRPLLNCKGVHQPHALRTVIEVICDDGTVGLGESYGSIKALDGLRRAAPALIGLDPFHLHELKSRVITALPGSGGINAKSAVADHKLTDVVASAFEVPCLDIQGKLLGRPVSDLLGGAIRTSVPFSAYLFFKFAAHIGEAPDEWGEVLTPDQMVGEARRMVDTYGFQSLKLKGGVLHPDLEIETMLKLRGAFPNHPLRIDPNGGWTVDTAIYIARKLENILEYLEDPVIGMDQMAQVAAATSIPLATNMIVLEFDQIAAAFRKNAVQIVLSDHHYWGGLRASTHLGKICETLGLGVSMHSNSHLGITLAAMVHAAAATPNLSFDCDTHYPWTGVDVIEGTPFTFRGGRLDVPNGPGLGVTLDRQKLTELAALYEQTSMKERDDTAYMKLFDPAYERRVPRW; from the coding sequence ATGCGCATAGCCGAAATTCACCTCACACCGGTCGCCATTCCCGACAGACCGCTACTGAACTGTAAAGGCGTGCATCAGCCGCATGCGTTGCGCACGGTCATCGAGGTCATATGTGACGACGGTACGGTCGGCCTTGGTGAAAGTTACGGAAGTATCAAGGCGCTGGATGGGTTGCGACGGGCGGCCCCTGCCCTGATCGGGCTCGACCCGTTTCATCTTCACGAGCTGAAATCTCGCGTCATCACCGCATTGCCCGGCAGTGGCGGCATCAATGCCAAATCGGCGGTGGCCGATCACAAGCTGACGGACGTGGTTGCCTCAGCCTTTGAAGTCCCCTGCCTCGACATTCAGGGCAAGCTTCTCGGGCGGCCGGTCTCGGATCTGCTTGGTGGCGCCATTCGTACCAGCGTTCCGTTCAGCGCCTACCTGTTCTTCAAATTCGCAGCCCATATAGGTGAAGCCCCGGATGAATGGGGAGAGGTTCTTACGCCTGATCAGATGGTTGGCGAAGCCCGCAGGATGGTCGACACATACGGTTTCCAGTCGCTGAAGCTCAAGGGTGGCGTGCTGCATCCGGATCTCGAGATCGAGACCATGCTGAAGCTTCGGGGAGCTTTTCCCAATCATCCGCTGCGGATCGACCCCAATGGCGGCTGGACTGTGGACACGGCCATCTACATCGCACGCAAGCTTGAGAATATCCTTGAATATCTCGAGGATCCGGTCATCGGTATGGATCAGATGGCACAAGTCGCAGCCGCTACGTCGATCCCGCTCGCCACGAACATGATCGTCCTCGAATTCGACCAGATCGCCGCGGCCTTCCGCAAAAATGCGGTGCAGATTGTGCTGTCAGATCATCATTATTGGGGTGGACTGCGCGCCTCGACCCATCTCGGAAAGATTTGCGAGACGTTGGGTCTTGGCGTCTCCATGCATTCCAACTCGCATCTCGGCATCACTCTGGCGGCAATGGTCCATGCTGCAGCCGCAACGCCGAACCTGAGCTTCGATTGCGACACGCATTACCCATGGACCGGTGTCGACGTGATCGAGGGCACGCCGTTCACGTTCCGTGGCGGTCGCCTCGATGTTCCCAATGGCCCGGGACTTGGCGTGACGCTCGATCGGCAAAAACTCACCGAACTTGCGGCACTTTACGAACAGACCTCGATGAAAGAACGCGATGATACAGCCTATATGAAGCTCTTCGACCCAGCCTATGAAAGACGTGTGCCACGCTGGTGA
- a CDS encoding DUF982 domain-containing protein, protein MKPDMFRQPVFILVGLGFPAEVRNVLEAYRHLSEWPATNRDSAHSIALKACAAALRGEIEAETARGLFVAFAERHDLLAPEDSAIAASRLSRDRDPHVN, encoded by the coding sequence ATGAAACCCGATATGTTCAGACAGCCTGTTTTCATTCTTGTCGGTCTCGGCTTTCCAGCGGAGGTTCGAAACGTGCTGGAGGCCTACCGACATCTTTCCGAGTGGCCCGCAACAAACCGAGATAGCGCACATTCCATTGCGCTTAAGGCATGTGCTGCCGCGTTGCGCGGCGAGATTGAAGCGGAGACCGCCCGCGGCTTGTTCGTGGCCTTTGCCGAAAGACACGATCTACTTGCACCGGAAGATAGTGCCATCGCCGCGTCTCGTCTTTCGCGCGACAGAGATCCGCATGTGAATTGA